One genomic region from Terriglobus aquaticus encodes:
- a CDS encoding glycosyltransferase family 2 protein, with translation MEPRPIDVSITVATCSRGALLQQALDHLLPQAQAAPFRTEFVIVDDRSTDDTPQRLRSFQRRADFPVTLVPGHGTGIAAARNLLVQNSRGTWLACCDDDQIADPDWLTELYAAAHRSSADFVGGSMYLRLPAGVPLSNFGPRARRLLGEAGLQQPEGPFPRGTFPATNNVLMRANAVRQLGGFNTNLTEGGEDRDLFQRALAAGHTLWFTPAARMGHIIPERRLTRHALRWTAMRIASGDTRMLHLGSNPAPTAPRPVTTATAPAAASRPAARAIARLALGRVAALLLRDLPQLAVARIRRQPARTLDVLCSVWYTAGVLRSLPVLLRPGTRQSRAFIQTMNFRQRDSERTA, from the coding sequence ATGGAACCCCGTCCCATCGATGTTTCCATTACCGTCGCCACCTGCTCCCGCGGCGCCCTGTTGCAGCAGGCCCTTGACCACCTTCTGCCGCAGGCCCAGGCAGCGCCTTTCCGCACCGAATTCGTGATCGTCGACGACCGCTCCACCGACGACACACCGCAGCGGCTTCGCAGCTTCCAGCGTCGCGCCGACTTTCCCGTCACGCTCGTCCCCGGCCATGGCACCGGCATCGCCGCCGCGCGCAACCTGCTGGTCCAGAACAGCCGCGGCACCTGGCTCGCCTGCTGCGACGACGACCAGATCGCCGACCCCGACTGGCTCACCGAGCTCTACGCCGCCGCCCATCGCTCCTCCGCGGACTTCGTCGGCGGTTCCATGTACCTTCGCCTCCCGGCAGGCGTTCCGCTCAGCAACTTCGGCCCGCGCGCCCGACGCCTGCTCGGCGAAGCCGGCCTCCAGCAGCCCGAAGGCCCGTTCCCGCGCGGCACCTTTCCCGCCACCAACAACGTCCTCATGCGCGCCAACGCCGTGCGCCAACTCGGCGGCTTCAACACAAACCTGACTGAGGGCGGGGAAGACCGCGACCTCTTCCAGCGCGCGCTCGCCGCGGGGCACACGCTCTGGTTCACGCCGGCCGCCCGCATGGGCCACATCATCCCCGAGCGCCGTCTCACCCGCCACGCCCTCCGCTGGACCGCCATGCGCATCGCCTCGGGCGACACCCGCATGCTCCATCTGGGCTCGAACCCCGCACCGACCGCGCCCAGACCTGTGACGACCGCAACCGCCCCGGCCGCAGCCAGCCGCCCCGCCGCGCGCGCCATCGCGCGGCTTGCACTTGGCCGCGTGGCCGCGCTCCTGCTCCGCGACCTGCCGCAACTCGCCGTCGCCCGCATCCGCCGACAACCCGCTCGCACACTCGACGTGCTCTGCTCCGTCTGGTACACCGCCGGCGTCCTGCGTTCGCTGCCCGTTCTGCTCCGCCCCGGAACCCGCCAGAGCCGCGCCTTCATCCAGACCATGAACTTCCGCCAGCGCGACAGCGAACGCACCGCCTGA
- a CDS encoding NfeD family protein: MRPSKSRRRRLEGLLLLLLAVLLCGAHLRADGLGAGAAAANVPRSTVVTVMLHDTIQPVSAGMLQQELDAANARKPDAILVDLSTPGGMEDSARQMVRSIQASRAPVLVFVHEAGTKVAGEGVRVLLAGQAAVMDPGTRLVGLQFAHRASAAVRAAREAESRALQQAVAEALARKGRNADEAVALLSSGVPISPEQAMDAGLLDAVTSRDEVALRAMRPNDPEAAAKLGAAKVVNLPMTPRQHLLRALLNPDLTVLLLTLGALLILLEINTPGTIVPGAAGVLLVLLSLYALLLMPLRWQGVILLVISVGLLLAETQFARGSAYGVAAVGTLTLGLRLLVRGPVPEMEVDWSTSIGAGLGFGGITAGLVLLGVRARRAKVRTGADAMLGWLAVAQTPLEPTGEVLVRGELWRARLSEGNTYLPAGECVKVQSSDGMTLEVAPMGQQLQEMETAQTAL; the protein is encoded by the coding sequence GTGAGACCGAGCAAGTCGAGGCGGCGACGCCTGGAAGGCCTGCTGCTGTTGCTGCTGGCAGTGCTGCTTTGCGGCGCACACTTGCGTGCAGACGGGCTGGGCGCTGGTGCGGCAGCCGCGAATGTCCCACGGTCGACGGTGGTGACCGTGATGCTGCACGACACGATTCAGCCGGTGAGCGCCGGTATGTTGCAGCAGGAGTTGGACGCGGCCAACGCGCGCAAACCAGACGCGATTCTGGTGGACCTGAGCACGCCGGGCGGCATGGAGGACAGCGCGAGGCAGATGGTGCGCAGCATCCAGGCGTCGCGGGCGCCGGTGCTGGTGTTTGTGCATGAGGCCGGGACGAAGGTGGCCGGCGAAGGTGTGCGGGTGCTGCTGGCGGGCCAGGCCGCGGTGATGGATCCGGGAACGCGGCTGGTGGGACTGCAGTTTGCGCATCGTGCCTCGGCAGCGGTGCGGGCCGCGCGCGAGGCGGAGAGCCGAGCCCTGCAGCAGGCTGTTGCCGAAGCATTGGCGCGCAAGGGACGGAATGCCGATGAAGCCGTGGCGCTGCTGTCCTCGGGGGTGCCGATCTCTCCCGAACAGGCGATGGACGCGGGTCTGCTGGACGCGGTGACCAGCCGGGACGAGGTTGCGCTGCGTGCGATGCGTCCCAACGACCCGGAAGCGGCCGCGAAGCTGGGCGCGGCCAAGGTGGTGAACCTGCCCATGACGCCGCGGCAGCACCTGTTGCGCGCCCTGCTGAACCCCGATCTGACGGTGCTGCTGCTAACGCTGGGGGCGCTGCTGATCCTGCTGGAGATCAATACGCCGGGAACGATTGTGCCGGGTGCGGCGGGCGTTCTGCTGGTGTTGCTGAGCCTGTATGCGCTGTTGTTGATGCCGCTGCGGTGGCAGGGCGTAATTCTGCTGGTGATCTCTGTGGGGTTGCTGCTGGCGGAAACCCAGTTCGCGCGGGGAAGCGCCTATGGGGTAGCGGCGGTGGGTACGCTGACGCTGGGGCTGCGGCTGCTGGTGCGTGGGCCGGTGCCGGAGATGGAAGTGGACTGGAGCACCAGCATCGGCGCGGGGCTTGGGTTTGGCGGGATTACGGCAGGACTGGTGCTGCTGGGCGTTCGGGCGCGGCGGGCCAAGGTGCGGACCGGCGCGGACGCCATGCTGGGATGGCTGGCCGTGGCGCAAACTCCTCTGGAGCCAACCGGCGAGGTCCTAGTGCGCGGGGAGCTGTGGCGCGCGCGCCTGAGCGAAGGCAATACCTACCTGCCGGCCGGCGAGTGCGTGAAGGTGCAGAGCAGCGACGGCATGACGCTGGAGGTGGCGCCCATGGGCCAGCAACTGCAGGAGATGGAAACTGCGCAAACAGCCCTGTGA
- a CDS encoding SPOR domain-containing protein gives MINRSTDDLDDLTLPQRPRRPDPRADMRSDARASAREDLRDDMAADEREFTLSTGTVLGLFFGLALICAVFFGFGYSMGKKSATAAAVAVADANTGADTADAAAAGSTPSANKPSAGSPAIQEIPGYQGQKGADTSARTPAAPAKVAPATTATSVTVPMDDSAAPAKAKKPAASDPDGQVVGDGPKATLTRPVLTPATPAAQTTAVPAVAAGGTVYVQISAVSHKEDADTLMAALRRRGYSVFTRPSDTDKLIHVQVGPFANKKDAEVMRQKLLGDGYNAILK, from the coding sequence TTGATAAACCGCTCGACCGACGACCTGGACGACTTGACGCTGCCGCAGCGGCCCCGCCGGCCGGATCCGCGCGCCGACATGCGAAGTGATGCGCGAGCGAGCGCGCGAGAGGACCTGCGGGACGATATGGCAGCGGACGAACGCGAGTTCACCCTGAGCACGGGAACGGTGCTGGGCCTGTTTTTCGGCCTGGCGCTGATCTGCGCTGTATTTTTTGGGTTCGGCTACAGCATGGGTAAGAAATCCGCGACGGCGGCTGCGGTTGCCGTGGCAGATGCCAACACCGGTGCGGATACGGCGGATGCGGCCGCGGCGGGCAGCACGCCATCGGCAAATAAGCCCTCTGCCGGATCGCCTGCCATCCAGGAAATCCCGGGGTACCAGGGGCAGAAGGGCGCGGACACGTCCGCACGCACTCCAGCCGCTCCGGCGAAGGTGGCTCCTGCGACGACGGCCACCTCTGTAACGGTTCCGATGGACGACTCGGCTGCGCCAGCCAAGGCAAAGAAGCCGGCCGCGAGCGATCCGGACGGGCAGGTGGTGGGCGACGGGCCGAAAGCTACGCTGACTCGGCCGGTGCTGACGCCAGCGACTCCCGCGGCACAGACGACGGCTGTTCCCGCCGTGGCTGCAGGCGGGACGGTGTACGTGCAGATTTCGGCTGTGAGTCACAAGGAAGACGCCGATACGCTGATGGCGGCGCTGCGGCGGCGTGGGTACAGCGTGTTTACGCGCCCCAGCGACACGGACAAGCTGATCCACGTGCAGGTGGGGCCGTTTGCGAATAAGAAGGATGCCGAGGTGATGCGGCAGAAGCTGCTGGGTGATGGGTACAACGCGATTCTGAAGTAG
- a CDS encoding TonB-dependent receptor, translated as MYSVCKRFLFSCVRPGTVAFLPLLLSASAVTMQAQSVLGSITGSVKDASGAAIPNATVRLHRTETNTDRTVLADRDGNFTALNVDAGTYDITVTSAGFASKIATGVRLDARQQLRYDATLSVSTTNDTVTVNASDAGVINTENAQVSASLSPQAVLDLPANYRGAGSTSPLNVVQTLPGVQPDSASYPPAPSTHPAPSLRFSIQGGLPSQTETTIDGISAQNQTSNNIQGDAFPSAESIAEIRVDGVNNNAEYGQPGEITIVTKSGTNHVHGSGFWYFQNSAFDAVPYQGYVPPGQTPLKPKKVANDFGATISGPVVLPHLYNGRDKTFFSGTYEGLRYPQSSILQASVPTVRMKQGDLSQEEPTTQLQNPFTGGVYAGNRVPINASSAAFLALYPDPNVDANLSLNQAVAQNGFNYISTRRDDISSNQFDVRGDQTLGDKISFFGRYTFKNIDQVQPADLLLPNSTAFAHYRIFASSLNYAISPRVANEFRFGFTLEQDGNQNPFNGQGFTKGTGLNVAANQQTPFFNGLPHLQFNGGDDPVYSIGSRLGYDEASHLYQYVDNLTLQLGQHTVRVGFDIRHLLAHTEAGGETSSINYGNFNFDPNNTATGNQWADFLIGVPYYTQGNTISRDNDGSANAYAFYAEDSWKATPNLNVNFGLRYEYHPPLAAAGGLAGNFDPSVPRTGRIIYPTGAEGTLAAEELASFNACPRAGVNQPYATASIQGVGCTPLVSSSEAGLPLGLRKAPKLRFEPRIGFAYRPFGNDRTSIRGGAGYYNITTTGALFYAIAQTLQDNYQTFTNSYGTGTGSAVTPGQTAPLIVFPNTSASNQFVATPQSVYFYAAIDTNWHDPYSLQTDLSIDHDFGKGFGARVSYVGMHTWHLIWQPQFNQLPFSTTRLAADAYNISKNPTLPEVPFPNFNQITRRATGADSDYRSLQGELHRRMLNGISLDAVYTYAKNLSDNQGSNVNFSSAGFVDEQGGYNATDSTNPRQDYGNVTGTRRHRLLLTGITEVPVGRGRKFGGGMNRFADLAVGGWQLANIFVMQSGPFLTAYLPAGAIDPSGTGSSTYPGGSAPSRPDRIANANTSRHNRNQWFNTAAFACPGGGTFADIQAGNCGVGVTSLPIGRFGTEHVGDLEGPGTVSLSTGLSKNFAITERVKLRAEGTFTNVLNHTNLADPVLDLTNASFGQITQARGSDFSGNRTGQVSMRLEF; from the coding sequence ATGTACTCTGTGTGCAAACGCTTTCTCTTCTCCTGTGTGCGCCCCGGGACGGTGGCGTTTCTGCCGCTGCTGCTGAGCGCAAGTGCTGTGACGATGCAGGCGCAGTCGGTGCTGGGAAGCATTACCGGAAGCGTGAAGGATGCGAGCGGCGCGGCGATTCCCAACGCCACTGTGCGGCTGCACCGCACCGAGACGAACACAGACCGGACTGTGCTGGCGGACCGCGACGGCAACTTCACGGCGCTGAATGTGGACGCGGGAACGTACGACATCACCGTTACCTCAGCCGGATTTGCAAGCAAGATAGCGACGGGCGTGCGGCTGGACGCGCGGCAGCAGTTGCGCTATGACGCGACGCTCAGCGTGAGCACGACCAACGACACCGTGACGGTGAACGCAAGCGATGCGGGCGTGATCAACACGGAGAACGCGCAGGTGAGCGCGAGCCTGTCGCCGCAAGCGGTGCTGGACCTGCCGGCGAACTATCGCGGCGCGGGATCGACCAGTCCGCTGAACGTGGTGCAGACCCTGCCGGGCGTGCAGCCGGATTCGGCGAGCTATCCGCCCGCACCCAGCACGCATCCGGCGCCTTCGCTGCGGTTCAGCATTCAGGGTGGCCTGCCGTCGCAGACAGAGACGACGATCGATGGCATCTCCGCACAGAACCAGACGAGCAACAACATTCAGGGCGACGCGTTTCCGTCGGCGGAGTCGATTGCGGAGATCCGCGTGGACGGCGTGAACAACAATGCCGAGTACGGCCAGCCGGGCGAGATCACGATCGTTACGAAGTCCGGAACGAACCATGTACACGGATCGGGCTTCTGGTACTTCCAGAACTCGGCGTTCGATGCGGTGCCGTACCAGGGCTATGTGCCGCCAGGGCAGACGCCGCTGAAGCCGAAGAAGGTGGCGAACGATTTCGGCGCGACCATCAGTGGGCCGGTGGTGCTCCCGCATCTGTACAACGGACGCGACAAGACGTTCTTCTCCGGGACGTATGAGGGCCTGCGATATCCGCAGTCGAGCATCCTGCAGGCATCGGTTCCGACGGTGCGGATGAAGCAGGGTGACCTGTCGCAGGAGGAGCCGACGACGCAGTTGCAGAACCCGTTTACGGGTGGCGTGTACGCTGGCAATCGCGTGCCAATCAATGCGAGCTCGGCCGCGTTTTTGGCGCTGTACCCGGACCCGAACGTGGATGCGAATCTGTCGCTGAACCAGGCAGTGGCGCAGAACGGATTCAATTACATCAGCACGCGGCGCGACGACATCAGCTCGAACCAGTTCGACGTGCGTGGCGACCAGACGCTGGGCGACAAGATCAGCTTCTTCGGGCGGTACACGTTCAAGAACATCGACCAGGTGCAGCCGGCGGATCTCCTGTTGCCGAACTCGACTGCGTTTGCGCACTATCGCATCTTTGCGTCGAGCCTAAACTATGCGATTTCGCCGCGGGTTGCGAACGAGTTTCGCTTTGGCTTCACGCTGGAGCAGGATGGCAACCAGAACCCATTCAACGGGCAGGGCTTTACCAAGGGCACGGGGCTGAACGTGGCGGCAAACCAGCAGACGCCGTTCTTCAATGGGCTGCCGCATCTGCAGTTCAACGGTGGCGACGATCCGGTGTATTCGATCGGATCGCGGCTAGGGTATGACGAGGCGTCGCACCTGTACCAGTACGTGGATAACCTGACGCTGCAACTGGGACAGCACACGGTACGGGTGGGCTTCGACATCCGCCACCTGCTGGCCCACACGGAAGCGGGCGGCGAGACGTCCTCCATCAACTACGGCAACTTCAACTTCGACCCGAACAACACTGCCACGGGCAATCAGTGGGCGGACTTCCTGATCGGTGTGCCGTACTACACGCAGGGCAACACGATCAGCCGCGACAACGACGGTTCGGCCAATGCGTATGCGTTCTATGCCGAGGATTCGTGGAAGGCGACGCCAAACCTGAATGTGAACTTTGGCCTGCGGTACGAGTACCATCCGCCGCTCGCTGCAGCGGGTGGACTGGCGGGCAACTTCGACCCGAGTGTTCCGCGGACGGGTCGCATCATCTACCCGACGGGCGCCGAGGGTACGCTGGCGGCAGAGGAACTGGCCAGCTTCAACGCCTGCCCAAGAGCGGGCGTGAACCAGCCATATGCGACGGCGTCGATCCAAGGCGTGGGCTGCACACCGCTGGTGTCCAGCTCTGAGGCTGGGCTGCCGCTGGGTCTACGCAAGGCGCCGAAGCTGCGCTTCGAGCCGCGCATCGGCTTTGCGTATCGGCCGTTCGGGAACGACCGCACGTCGATCCGTGGCGGAGCGGGGTATTACAACATCACCACGACGGGCGCGCTGTTCTATGCGATCGCGCAGACGCTGCAGGACAACTACCAGACTTTTACGAACTCGTATGGAACCGGCACCGGGAGCGCGGTGACGCCGGGACAAACAGCTCCACTGATTGTGTTCCCCAACACGAGCGCCTCGAACCAGTTTGTTGCGACACCGCAAAGCGTGTACTTCTATGCCGCGATCGACACCAACTGGCACGATCCCTATTCGCTGCAGACGGACCTGTCGATCGATCACGACTTCGGCAAGGGCTTCGGCGCCCGGGTGAGCTATGTGGGCATGCACACGTGGCACCTGATTTGGCAGCCACAGTTCAACCAACTGCCGTTCTCGACCACGCGGCTTGCGGCTGACGCGTACAACATCAGCAAGAATCCCACACTGCCTGAAGTGCCGTTCCCGAACTTCAACCAGATCACGCGGCGCGCTACCGGGGCCGACTCGGACTACCGCTCGCTGCAGGGCGAGTTGCACCGGCGCATGCTGAACGGCATTTCGCTGGATGCGGTGTACACCTACGCGAAGAACCTGAGCGATAACCAGGGCAGCAATGTGAACTTCAGCTCTGCCGGGTTTGTGGACGAGCAGGGTGGATATAACGCGACGGACAGCACGAACCCGCGGCAGGATTATGGCAACGTGACCGGTACGCGGCGGCACCGGCTGCTGCTGACTGGCATTACGGAAGTTCCGGTGGGCCGAGGCAGAAAGTTCGGTGGCGGGATGAACCGCTTCGCAGACCTGGCGGTGGGTGGATGGCAGTTGGCGAACATCTTCGTCATGCAGAGTGGGCCGTTCCTGACGGCGTACCTGCCGGCGGGTGCGATCGATCCTTCGGGAACCGGGTCCAGCACCTACCCGGGCGGCAGTGCACCGTCGCGGCCGGATCGTATTGCGAATGCGAACACCAGCCGGCACAACCGCAACCAGTGGTTCAACACGGCGGCGTTTGCCTGCCCGGGTGGCGGAACCTTTGCGGATATCCAGGCCGGGAACTGCGGTGTGGGCGTGACGTCGCTGCCAATCGGCCGGTTTGGCACGGAGCATGTTGGCGACCTGGAGGGGCCGGGGACGGTGTCACTGTCGACGGGGTTGAGCAAGAACTTTGCCATCACGGAGCGGGTGAAGCTGCGCGCGGAGGGCACGTTTACCAATGTGCTGAATCACACCAACCTGGCCGACCCGGTGCTGGATTTGACCAACGCGAGCTTTGGGCAGATTACGCAGGCGCGTGGGTCGGACTTTAGCGGCAATCGGACGGGGCAGGTGTCGATGCGGCTGGAGTTCTAG
- a CDS encoding tetratricopeptide repeat protein, which produces MRLVWWFRSVLVLLVFVVPALRAQGDAGGRVLLVLPFDNRSGQANLDWVGESFAETIDQRLSSAGYLTISRADRDYALDHLGLPVGFRPSRATTLRIAQTLDAEYVVVGRFNLVNGNVEAEAQVIQVNQLRMSQPLKESNSLQRLLDLENSIAWRCAREIDPHFSVAVSTFQAASQNIRLDAYENYIRGIVAQSPDERIKRLKAAVAAQPNYTAAVLALGRAQYAARDYDAAAATLAKVPATDPAALEANFYRGLSRFNYAKYAEAEAAFAFVANRLPLPEVVNDQGVAQARQKKDGTALLQRASIADPQDPDYHYNIAVSLRRRGNLPQARAEADQALKLRPQDQEAKLLDGVLAGTTPPPPGYDPQERIRRTYSEAGVRQAAFQLDQMREAKNESLPPAARAITLAQSGQEYLNNGLLLEAEREFQQAIAADPRSPDAHLGLALVRERSSNAAEARAEAQQSVSLKPTVAAYLLLARLDMQANQLPASAQDTANALRMEPNNAAALAMRQALQSRGQALP; this is translated from the coding sequence GTGCGCCTCGTGTGGTGGTTCCGTTCCGTTCTGGTCCTTTTGGTCTTCGTAGTGCCGGCGTTGCGGGCGCAAGGCGATGCCGGCGGGCGCGTTCTGCTGGTGCTGCCGTTTGACAACCGCAGCGGGCAGGCGAACCTGGATTGGGTGGGCGAGTCGTTTGCGGAGACGATCGATCAGCGGCTGAGTTCGGCTGGGTACCTGACGATCAGCCGGGCGGATCGCGATTACGCGCTGGACCACCTGGGTCTGCCGGTGGGGTTCCGGCCGTCGCGAGCGACCACGCTCCGCATTGCACAGACGCTGGACGCCGAATACGTGGTGGTGGGCCGGTTCAACCTGGTGAACGGCAACGTGGAGGCCGAGGCGCAGGTGATCCAGGTGAACCAGTTGCGCATGAGCCAGCCGCTGAAGGAGAGCAACAGCCTGCAGCGGCTGCTGGACCTGGAGAACTCGATTGCGTGGCGATGTGCGCGCGAGATCGATCCGCATTTTTCAGTGGCGGTGAGCACGTTCCAGGCGGCATCGCAGAACATTCGGCTGGACGCGTATGAGAACTACATTCGCGGAATCGTGGCGCAGAGCCCGGACGAACGCATCAAGCGGCTGAAGGCGGCGGTGGCAGCGCAGCCGAACTACACCGCGGCGGTACTGGCGCTGGGGCGTGCCCAGTACGCGGCGCGCGATTACGACGCGGCGGCGGCGACGCTGGCCAAGGTGCCCGCGACGGATCCGGCGGCGCTGGAGGCGAACTTCTACCGCGGTCTGTCGCGGTTCAACTACGCCAAATATGCAGAGGCCGAGGCTGCGTTTGCCTTTGTGGCGAACCGGCTGCCGCTGCCCGAAGTGGTGAATGACCAGGGTGTGGCGCAGGCTCGTCAGAAGAAGGACGGGACGGCGCTGCTGCAGCGTGCTTCGATCGCCGATCCGCAGGACCCGGACTACCACTACAACATTGCGGTGTCGTTGCGGCGGCGCGGGAATCTGCCGCAGGCGCGGGCGGAGGCAGACCAGGCGCTGAAGCTGCGTCCGCAGGATCAGGAAGCCAAGCTGCTGGATGGGGTGCTGGCAGGAACGACACCGCCGCCGCCGGGATATGACCCGCAGGAACGCATTCGGCGCACCTACAGCGAGGCGGGTGTGCGGCAGGCCGCGTTCCAACTGGACCAGATGCGTGAGGCCAAGAACGAGTCACTGCCGCCAGCGGCGCGTGCGATCACGCTGGCGCAGTCGGGGCAGGAATACCTGAACAACGGCCTCTTGCTGGAGGCGGAGCGCGAGTTCCAGCAGGCGATTGCCGCGGACCCGCGGTCGCCGGACGCGCACCTGGGTCTGGCGCTGGTGCGCGAGCGCAGTTCCAACGCGGCCGAGGCCCGGGCGGAGGCTCAGCAGTCCGTTTCGCTGAAGCCTACGGTTGCGGCTTACCTGTTGCTGGCGCGGCTGGATATGCAGGCCAACCAGTTGCCGGCGAGCGCGCAGGACACCGCGAACGCGCTACGCATGGAGCCGAACAACGCAGCGGCCCTGGCGATGCGGCAGGCGCTGCAGTCGCGCGGACAGGCATTGCCGTGA
- a CDS encoding lysophospholipid acyltransferase family protein, translated as MSLFSTAKAVTVFTALGVPAGLIGMPLTLATRDVGWMYRAGQRIAHLGLVAAGIRFDVRGRENIPTDRPCIFMANHVSNLDPPALVPMLPGTPSIMLKKSLMKIPVLGPAMKMGKFVPVERDGDRRSAVQAAKAAAEAIQSGLSLLVFIEGTRSRTGRLLPFKRGPFHLAQSTGAPIVPIALWGTEQMMQKGSAAITPGTAHIRFLPPVSPADHPDRNNLLRAVRESILSALPEHMHPLPAEAANATA; from the coding sequence ATGTCCCTTTTCTCTACCGCCAAAGCCGTCACCGTCTTCACCGCGCTCGGCGTTCCCGCCGGCCTCATCGGCATGCCGCTCACGCTCGCCACGCGCGACGTTGGCTGGATGTACCGCGCCGGCCAGCGCATCGCGCACCTCGGCCTGGTCGCCGCCGGTATCAGATTCGACGTGCGGGGCCGTGAGAACATTCCCACCGACCGCCCCTGCATCTTCATGGCGAACCACGTCTCGAACCTAGACCCGCCGGCGCTCGTTCCGATGCTGCCCGGCACGCCATCCATCATGCTCAAAAAATCGCTCATGAAGATCCCCGTCCTCGGCCCGGCCATGAAGATGGGCAAGTTCGTCCCGGTCGAACGCGACGGCGACCGCCGCTCCGCCGTGCAGGCCGCCAAGGCCGCTGCGGAAGCGATCCAGTCCGGCCTCTCGCTCCTCGTCTTCATCGAGGGCACACGCTCCCGCACCGGCCGCCTTCTGCCCTTCAAGCGAGGCCCGTTCCATCTCGCCCAGTCCACCGGCGCACCCATCGTCCCCATCGCCCTGTGGGGCACCGAGCAGATGATGCAGAAGGGAAGCGCCGCCATAACACCCGGCACCGCGCACATCCGCTTCCTGCCGCCCGTCTCGCCCGCCGACCACCCCGACCGCAACAATCTCCTGCGAGCCGTGCGCGAAAGCATCCTGAGCGCCCTGCCCGAGCACATGCACCCCTTGCCCGCCGAAGCAGCCAACGCAACCGCATAA
- the mpl gene encoding UDP-N-acetylmuramate:L-alanyl-gamma-D-glutamyl-meso-diaminopimelate ligase — translation MPSSQAPRHIHLIGICGTAMASLAGMLQAQGHRITGSDAGAYPPMSDQLAAMNIPLLQPFDEANLEPRPDLVVVGNAISRGNPELEYVLDQRIPFCSMAAMIHDEFLQQRESLVVSGTHGKTTTTSMLTWIYEVASRRDPRFAPSFLVGGVAENFGTSYRVNPDTRPFILEGDEYDTAFFDKGPKFLHYFPDALILTHVEFDHADIYADLAQVKTAFKRLVNLLPRRGRIVAFDRSDNVTECVARAFCPVERYGFEASSHWQITNFQPGARSRWTLLRQGQHFADLELPMAGEHNALNATAAAALAAGQGVDAESITEALRTFRSVKRRLEVRSEAHGITVIDDFAHHPTAIRETLRALRSAYPGRRLIAVVEPRSATLRRNVFEQDLIESLTAANEVVLAAVFKQESIPAEERLEPQRVVAALNQRGTPAQLLPDADTISTTLAPTLQQGDVVAILSNGGFGGIYTKLPAAIAATRSAESTT, via the coding sequence ATGCCGTCCTCCCAAGCTCCTCGTCACATCCACCTCATCGGCATCTGCGGCACCGCTATGGCCTCACTCGCCGGCATGCTCCAAGCGCAGGGCCACCGCATCACCGGGTCCGACGCCGGCGCCTACCCGCCCATGAGCGACCAGCTCGCCGCCATGAACATCCCTCTGCTGCAGCCCTTTGACGAGGCGAACCTCGAGCCCCGGCCCGACCTCGTCGTCGTCGGCAACGCCATCTCCCGCGGCAACCCCGAGCTCGAGTACGTCCTCGACCAGCGCATCCCGTTCTGCAGCATGGCCGCCATGATCCACGACGAGTTCCTGCAGCAGCGCGAGTCGCTCGTCGTCAGCGGAACGCACGGCAAGACCACCACCACCAGCATGCTCACGTGGATCTACGAGGTCGCCTCCCGCCGCGACCCACGCTTCGCCCCCAGCTTCCTCGTCGGCGGCGTCGCAGAGAACTTCGGCACCAGCTACCGCGTGAACCCGGACACTCGCCCCTTCATCCTCGAAGGCGACGAGTACGACACCGCCTTCTTCGACAAGGGCCCCAAGTTCCTCCACTACTTTCCGGACGCGCTCATCCTCACCCACGTCGAGTTCGACCACGCCGACATCTATGCCGACCTCGCCCAGGTCAAGACCGCCTTCAAGCGCCTCGTGAACTTACTCCCGCGGCGCGGCCGCATCGTCGCCTTCGATCGCAGCGACAACGTCACCGAGTGCGTCGCCCGTGCCTTCTGCCCGGTCGAGCGCTACGGCTTTGAGGCCAGCTCGCACTGGCAGATTACGAACTTCCAGCCCGGCGCCCGCAGCCGCTGGACGCTCCTCCGCCAGGGCCAGCACTTCGCCGACCTCGAACTCCCCATGGCCGGCGAACACAACGCGCTCAACGCCACCGCCGCGGCCGCTCTCGCGGCAGGGCAGGGCGTCGACGCCGAATCCATCACTGAAGCCCTTCGCACATTCCGCAGCGTCAAGCGCCGCCTGGAGGTCCGCTCCGAGGCGCACGGGATCACCGTCATTGACGACTTCGCGCACCACCCCACCGCCATCCGCGAAACCCTGCGCGCCCTGCGCTCCGCCTACCCCGGCCGCCGCCTCATCGCCGTGGTCGAGCCGCGTTCCGCAACCCTGCGCCGCAACGTCTTCGAGCAGGACCTGATCGAGTCCCTAACCGCCGCCAACGAAGTCGTGCTCGCCGCCGTCTTCAAGCAGGAGAGCATCCCGGCCGAGGAGCGCCTCGAACCCCAGCGCGTCGTCGCCGCCCTGAACCAGCGCGGCACCCCGGCCCAGCTCCTGCCCGACGCCGACACTATCAGCACCACCCTCGCCCCCACGCTCCAGCAGGGCGACGTCGTCGCCATCCTCTCGAACGGCGGCTTCGGCGGCATCTACACCAAACTGCCAGCCGCGATCGCCGCAACACGTTCCGCAGAGAGCACCACCTAA